A stretch of the Marivirga tractuosa DSM 4126 genome encodes the following:
- a CDS encoding acyltransferase, with protein MSERERFLKQFDALNVENFQDFALALFQYQSKYNFIYKKYIDALNINIDAVQDIRKIPFLPIEFFKQHKIITHHDNIKKYEAIFESSGTSSRTTSQHFVPDLNHYLTNAQRIFEDHYGSLDDYVILALLPSYLEREGSSLVAMVDDFIKKTKSDDSGFYLYDLNKLVEKVKKLKKVNNGRKVIIWGVSFALLDLAENFQVDFSDCIIMETGGMKGRRKEITRDELHEILCAGLNVNKIHSEYGMTELLSQSYSKGNGVFQPSHSMKVLVREVNDPFDVKFSDKRSGGINVVDLANIDSCAFIETQDVGLVNSDGSFKVLGRFDYSDIRGCNLMVF; from the coding sequence ATGTCAGAAAGAGAACGCTTTTTAAAGCAATTTGATGCCCTAAATGTTGAAAATTTTCAAGATTTTGCTCTAGCCCTGTTCCAATACCAAAGTAAATACAATTTCATATATAAAAAATATATTGATGCCTTAAATATAAATATAGATGCTGTACAGGATATTCGAAAAATACCTTTTCTCCCTATTGAGTTCTTTAAGCAGCATAAAATCATCACTCATCATGACAATATCAAAAAATATGAGGCGATTTTTGAAAGCAGTGGGACTAGTTCGAGAACAACTAGTCAACACTTTGTACCTGACTTAAATCATTACTTAACAAATGCTCAACGAATTTTCGAGGATCACTACGGAAGTTTGGATGACTATGTGATCTTGGCGCTACTCCCTTCTTATTTGGAACGAGAAGGATCTTCTTTGGTAGCTATGGTGGATGATTTTATAAAAAAGACAAAATCTGATGATTCTGGATTTTATTTATATGACTTGAATAAATTAGTTGAAAAGGTAAAGAAGCTAAAGAAAGTAAACAACGGCAGGAAAGTAATTATTTGGGGTGTAAGTTTTGCTTTATTGGATTTAGCCGAAAATTTCCAAGTGGATTTTTCAGATTGCATAATAATGGAAACAGGAGGAATGAAAGGCAGAAGAAAGGAGATAACAAGAGATGAGTTACATGAGATTTTGTGCGCAGGATTAAATGTTAACAAAATTCATTCTGAATATGGCATGACTGAATTATTGTCTCAAAGTTACAGTAAAGGTAATGGTGTTTTCCAACCCTCTCACAGCATGAAAGTTTTAGTGAGAGAAGTGAATGATCCATTTGATGTTAAATTTTCAGATAAAAGAAGTGGGGGAATAAATGTGGTGGATTTAGCTAATATTGATAGTTGTGCATTTATTGAAACGCAAGATGTGGGTTTGGTGAATTCTGATGGAAGCTTTAAAGTTTTAGGTCGTTTTGATTATTCAGATATCAGAGGATGCAATTTAATGGTTTTTTAA
- a CDS encoding M48 family metallopeptidase, with translation MKKILSILILVLILIGCKKVPLTDRNQFNVIPNSQLNSSSFTSYDQVLKESKLSNNSGQVKMVQDVGNRIKKAVEQYLKENNIGDATEGFKWEFNLIAENVVNAWCMPGGKVAFYEGILPVCKDEAGIAVVMGHEVAHAIAKHGGERMSQALVQQLGGVALSVALQQQPEQTQALAMAAYTGGSTVLGVLPFSRLHESEADELGIKFMALAGYDPAEAPKFWQRMKAQSGGAPPEFLSTHPSNNTRIEDLNKLLPEAQKYYAKSSKAKNNPIPNLGSISSTNLQEKNSGEKTKIKMKIGN, from the coding sequence ATGAAAAAAATTTTAAGTATATTAATTCTTGTTTTAATTCTTATAGGATGTAAGAAGGTACCCTTGACTGATCGAAATCAATTTAATGTAATTCCAAATAGTCAATTAAACTCCTCAAGTTTTACTTCCTACGATCAAGTGCTAAAGGAAAGTAAACTTTCTAATAATTCAGGTCAAGTGAAAATGGTACAGGATGTAGGGAATCGAATCAAAAAGGCAGTTGAACAGTATTTAAAAGAAAATAATATAGGAGATGCTACTGAAGGTTTTAAATGGGAATTTAATCTGATTGCTGAGAATGTTGTAAATGCATGGTGTATGCCAGGTGGGAAAGTAGCTTTTTATGAAGGCATATTACCAGTTTGCAAAGATGAAGCTGGTATAGCTGTAGTAATGGGACATGAAGTGGCTCATGCTATTGCGAAGCATGGAGGGGAGCGTATGAGTCAGGCTTTAGTGCAACAATTGGGCGGAGTAGCTCTGAGTGTAGCCCTTCAACAGCAACCTGAACAAACTCAAGCCTTAGCAATGGCTGCATATACTGGCGGCAGTACTGTTTTGGGAGTTTTACCTTTTAGTCGTTTGCACGAATCTGAAGCAGATGAATTAGGAATTAAGTTTATGGCATTAGCAGGATACGATCCTGCAGAGGCACCAAAGTTCTGGCAAAGAATGAAAGCACAATCTGGTGGAGCCCCTCCCGAATTTCTAAGTACTCACCCAAGTAATAATACTCGAATTGAGGACTTAAACAAATTGCTACCAGAAGCTCAGAAGTATTATGCTAAAAGTAGTAAAGCTAAAAACAATCCTATTCCGAACTTAGGAAGCATTTCTAGTACAAACCTTCAGGAAAAAAATAGTGGAGAAAAGACCAAAATAAAAATGAAGATAGGTAATTGA
- a CDS encoding fumarylacetoacetate hydrolase family protein, translated as MKILAIGRNYGDHIEELKNERPDEPVIFTKPDTALLKNNDPFYYPPFSNEIHHEVELIFRICKEGKFVKEEHAHKYYDKIGLGIDFTARDLQSKAKEKGLPWDIAKGFNGSAPISGWLDKNDFEDLQKINFSLKINDQLKQEGNSALMLFSIDYIISYLSKFFTLKTGDIIFTGTPKGVGPISIGDKLEGYIENQKLLDFEIK; from the coding sequence ATGAAGATATTGGCTATAGGTAGAAATTATGGAGACCACATTGAAGAGCTTAAAAATGAGCGTCCTGATGAGCCTGTGATTTTCACTAAACCAGACACTGCTCTTCTAAAAAATAATGATCCATTCTACTACCCTCCTTTTAGCAATGAAATTCACCATGAAGTTGAATTAATTTTCAGAATTTGTAAAGAGGGTAAATTTGTAAAGGAAGAGCATGCGCATAAATACTATGATAAAATAGGTTTAGGAATAGATTTTACTGCCAGAGATTTACAATCAAAAGCTAAAGAAAAAGGCTTACCTTGGGATATTGCTAAAGGGTTTAATGGTTCTGCTCCTATTTCAGGGTGGTTAGATAAAAATGATTTTGAGGATCTTCAAAAAATTAACTTCTCGTTAAAAATAAATGATCAGCTCAAACAAGAAGGGAATTCGGCATTAATGTTGTTTTCCATTGACTACATCATTTCATATTTATCAAAATTTTTCACTTTAAAAACTGGAGATATTATTTTTACTGGGACTCCAAAAGGGGTTGGCCCAATTTCTATAGGTGATAAACTTGAAGGATATATTGAAAATCAAAAATTATTGGATTTTGAAATCAAATAG
- a CDS encoding M23 family metallopeptidase, translated as MKSNRINLILLLLIHSLPFAVQAQNSDPYTFPIRPNKTNFLSGTMGELRSSHFHAGIDIKTGGKIGEPVHATKRGYITRIKISTSGYGNALYMLHPDGNTSVYAHLEEFAPEIQKYVRQEQYKQQTFEIELFPEPYQFAFKAQEVIGLSGNTGGSLGPHLHFEIRDPQQRVLNPLHYGFDEIKDNIPPILQGFAIRPMNITSRISGELTRTDVRINRTGFNYKAMDTIKAIGKIGLELWGHDKLNGSANKNGISIIEVEVNEETHYKQIIDVMSFSLQRHILVHYPYDVKMTDGSRFHKLYIDDGNELRFYESPSNNGLLNLEQSKLYDIKIKMYDPYGNMSQLEMIIEGKQPEKFLNKSIDFELDEIDYTIEENILKVFSEFNCEDESEELNLNLGGKIESIKPDYYLNNVAVYLWDLKNGIPKSLLNCDKGLNLRTIHEVFPGENKNISTEKMNINFSAYSLFDTLYLETDYAIKTNDSLEVFSLGPFTSPLKSSMEIELAPIPNRYNPEKSHVYKADDTGNFSFEGGEWQDGKITFSTRELADYTVLTDSIAPLIKEHTKKYSYIIEDELSGIKSFEAKLNGEWVLMKYEPKDNMIWIDWLNDEMKKTGEFVLKVTDHAGNEKEYITKL; from the coding sequence TTGAAATCAAATAGAATTAACTTAATACTTCTACTACTTATACATAGCTTACCATTTGCGGTGCAAGCGCAGAATTCCGACCCTTATACTTTCCCAATTCGACCCAACAAAACAAATTTCTTATCTGGCACAATGGGCGAATTACGTTCTTCCCACTTTCATGCCGGAATTGACATTAAAACAGGTGGTAAAATTGGCGAGCCTGTGCATGCTACTAAAAGAGGATATATTACAAGAATAAAAATATCAACCTCTGGTTATGGAAATGCGCTTTATATGTTGCACCCAGATGGAAATACCTCTGTTTATGCTCATTTAGAGGAATTTGCCCCGGAAATCCAGAAATATGTTAGACAGGAGCAATACAAACAACAAACTTTTGAAATAGAATTATTCCCTGAACCCTACCAATTTGCTTTCAAGGCGCAAGAAGTAATTGGACTTTCTGGAAATACGGGTGGTTCTTTAGGTCCTCATCTGCATTTCGAAATTAGAGATCCGCAACAAAGAGTTTTGAATCCTCTTCATTACGGTTTTGATGAGATCAAAGATAACATCCCTCCTATTTTGCAAGGATTTGCAATCCGGCCTATGAACATCACTTCCAGAATATCGGGTGAATTAACTAGAACTGATGTCAGAATAAACAGAACTGGATTTAATTACAAAGCCATGGATACCATAAAAGCCATCGGTAAAATTGGTTTGGAACTCTGGGGACACGACAAACTGAACGGTTCTGCAAATAAAAATGGGATTAGCATAATTGAGGTAGAAGTAAATGAAGAAACCCATTATAAGCAAATTATTGATGTCATGAGCTTTAGTTTACAACGACATATTTTGGTGCACTATCCCTATGACGTAAAAATGACAGATGGTTCAAGATTTCATAAATTATACATAGATGATGGAAATGAGCTAAGGTTTTATGAAAGCCCATCAAATAATGGTCTGCTAAATTTAGAACAAAGCAAGCTTTATGATATTAAAATTAAAATGTATGACCCTTATGGCAACATGAGTCAACTGGAAATGATCATTGAGGGTAAACAACCAGAAAAATTCTTAAACAAATCAATAGATTTTGAGCTGGATGAAATTGATTATACTATTGAAGAAAACATCCTAAAAGTATTTTCAGAATTCAATTGCGAAGATGAAAGTGAGGAACTAAATCTCAACCTTGGGGGAAAAATTGAATCCATTAAGCCAGATTATTATTTAAATAATGTTGCTGTCTATTTGTGGGATTTAAAGAATGGCATCCCTAAATCTCTACTTAATTGTGATAAAGGCTTAAATTTGAGAACAATCCACGAAGTCTTCCCTGGGGAAAATAAAAATATCTCAACTGAAAAAATGAACATTAACTTCAGTGCTTATTCTTTATTTGATACGCTCTATTTAGAAACAGATTATGCAATTAAAACGAATGATTCACTTGAGGTTTTTTCATTGGGGCCTTTCACCTCTCCTCTTAAAAGCTCAATGGAAATTGAATTAGCACCGATACCGAATCGTTATAATCCAGAAAAAAGTCACGTTTATAAAGCTGATGATACCGGCAATTTCTCGTTTGAAGGTGGAGAATGGCAAGATGGAAAAATAACTTTTAGCACAAGAGAGTTAGCAGATTACACGGTTTTAACTGACAGTATCGCCCCATTGATAAAAGAACATACTAAAAAATACAGTTATATAATTGAGGATGAATTATCAGGTATAAAATCTTTTGAAGCAAAACTCAATGGTGAATGGGTTTTAATGAAATATGAACCCAAAGACAATATGATTTGGATAGATTGGCTAAATGATGAAATGAAGAAAACAGGTGAGTTTGTATTAAAAGTTACCGACCATGCAGGAAACGAAAAAGAATATATCACTAAATTATAA
- the bcp gene encoding thioredoxin-dependent thiol peroxidase encodes MELNIGDKAPDFKAKDQDGNDIKLSDFKGKKVVLYFYPKDNTPGCTAQACNLRDNYEELQKQGYIVLGVSQDSEKSHQKFIEKQNLPFPLISDEDHTVHNLYDTWGEKKMYGKTYMGTKRTTFIIDEEGKIEDIIQKVKTKEHTAQILNS; translated from the coding sequence ATGGAACTGAATATAGGCGATAAAGCACCAGATTTTAAGGCAAAAGATCAAGACGGCAACGACATCAAACTAAGTGATTTTAAAGGTAAAAAAGTAGTCCTTTATTTTTATCCGAAAGATAATACACCTGGTTGCACCGCCCAAGCATGCAATCTGAGAGATAATTATGAAGAACTTCAAAAACAAGGATATATCGTTTTAGGAGTTAGTCAGGATTCAGAAAAATCCCATCAAAAATTTATTGAAAAGCAAAATCTGCCATTTCCATTAATTTCAGATGAAGATCATACCGTCCATAATTTATATGACACATGGGGCGAGAAAAAAATGTACGGAAAAACCTATATGGGAACCAAACGCACTACCTTTATTATAGATGAAGAAGGTAAAATTGAGGACATTATCCAGAAAGTAAAAACAAAAGAACATACAGCACAAATTTTAAACTCATAA
- a CDS encoding transketolase, producing the protein MANQANIQELEKIASQVRRDIVRMVHAVNSGHPGGSLGCTDFFVALYFHILKHNVDFNMDAKNEDLFFLSNGHISPVWYSVLARSGYFETSELSTFRKIDSRLQGHPTPEENLPGIRIASGSLGQGLSAALGAAQTKKLNNEDNLVYVLMGDGELQEGQIWEAAMYGAHHKVDNIIATVDYNGQQIDGPITEVMDLKDLKAKWLAFGWEVIESNGNNMEEIVKSLEHAKSLTGKGKPVLNLMKTEMGFGVDFMVGTHKWHGVAPNDEELANALSQLEETLGDY; encoded by the coding sequence ATGGCAAATCAGGCAAACATTCAAGAGCTTGAAAAAATAGCTTCTCAAGTAAGAAGAGATATCGTTAGGATGGTTCATGCGGTTAATTCCGGACATCCTGGAGGCTCTTTAGGATGCACAGATTTTTTTGTAGCATTATATTTCCACATTTTAAAGCACAATGTTGATTTCAATATGGATGCTAAAAATGAGGACTTATTTTTCCTATCAAACGGACATATTTCACCCGTTTGGTACAGCGTCTTAGCTAGAAGTGGCTATTTTGAAACGTCAGAATTAAGCACATTCAGAAAGATTGATAGCAGATTACAAGGACATCCCACTCCAGAAGAAAATCTTCCTGGTATTAGAATTGCATCTGGTTCATTAGGTCAAGGTTTATCCGCTGCTTTAGGTGCAGCTCAAACCAAGAAACTGAATAATGAAGATAATTTGGTTTATGTTCTAATGGGTGATGGAGAGTTACAAGAGGGACAAATCTGGGAAGCCGCCATGTATGGCGCTCATCATAAGGTAGATAATATCATTGCAACCGTTGATTATAATGGCCAGCAAATTGACGGGCCAATTACAGAAGTAATGGACTTAAAAGACCTAAAAGCTAAGTGGTTAGCTTTTGGTTGGGAAGTGATAGAAAGTAATGGTAACAATATGGAGGAAATTGTTAAATCATTAGAGCATGCAAAAAGCTTGACAGGAAAGGGGAAGCCTGTTTTAAATTTAATGAAAACAGAAATGGGCTTTGGAGTTGACTTTATGGTCGGCACCCATAAATGGCACGGTGTTGCTCCCAATGACGAGGAATTGGCAAATGCATTATCCCAACTGGAAGAAACACTTGGCGATTACTAA
- a CDS encoding vWA domain-containing protein codes for MKYKIIISTLLIFTVIFNVKSQKVEQSIPEKTRILFLFDASGSMLAKWGNELRIDAAKRVLTDLVDSLRVNNKVELALRPYGHLTPAKERNCQDTKLEIPFAPNNNDRIIDRLKYIYPRGTTPIAYSLEQSAKDFPKDNNYRNIIIIITDGIESCDGDPCAVSLELQKKDIFLRPFVIGLGMEEKFAAEFECMGEYFNAKDISAFQAVLNGILDQSLSKTTASVELLDQNGKPVEKDVNVSFINSFTGISEFDFIHFRDRNGKPDTVEVDPVLSYDVIVNTVPPVVKRNVYLKGGTHNVIDIKTPQGNLNVRQKNTFEYDRDVQILIKKSSGSEIINNQAINSDQKYLMGSYDLEILTLPKIEMNNIKIRQGETRNIEIPAPGRINMVYSSKGIGSLYSINENGRQQWIKKLDLRGDKASFGIQPGKYKYVFRSDRAMGSKYTQIKEFTVQSGQTLNIKIY; via the coding sequence ATGAAATATAAAATTATCATATCGACCCTTCTCATATTTACTGTGATATTCAACGTGAAATCACAAAAAGTAGAGCAAAGTATTCCTGAAAAAACACGGATTCTGTTTTTGTTTGATGCATCAGGAAGTATGCTAGCTAAATGGGGAAATGAACTTCGAATTGATGCTGCAAAAAGAGTTCTAACTGACTTAGTTGATTCTTTAAGGGTAAACAATAAAGTAGAATTAGCCTTAAGACCGTACGGACATTTAACACCAGCGAAAGAAAGAAATTGTCAGGACACAAAATTAGAAATCCCTTTTGCACCAAATAACAATGACCGAATAATTGATAGGTTAAAATATATCTATCCAAGAGGAACCACACCAATTGCCTATTCCTTAGAGCAATCAGCCAAAGATTTTCCAAAGGATAACAATTATAGAAATATCATCATCATCATAACGGACGGTATAGAATCATGTGATGGTGATCCATGTGCAGTTTCCTTAGAATTACAGAAAAAAGATATATTCTTAAGACCATTTGTAATTGGCTTGGGTATGGAAGAAAAATTTGCTGCAGAGTTTGAATGCATGGGTGAATATTTCAACGCAAAAGACATCAGTGCTTTCCAAGCTGTTTTAAATGGGATCTTAGACCAATCTTTGAGCAAAACTACTGCTAGTGTAGAATTACTGGATCAAAATGGTAAGCCCGTAGAAAAAGACGTTAATGTGTCTTTCATCAATTCTTTCACAGGGATCTCAGAATTCGACTTTATACATTTTAGAGACCGAAACGGTAAACCAGATACAGTAGAAGTTGACCCTGTGCTAAGCTATGATGTTATTGTAAATACTGTTCCACCAGTAGTAAAAAGAAATGTTTATCTAAAGGGTGGCACACACAATGTGATTGATATAAAAACACCTCAGGGAAATTTAAATGTTCGTCAGAAAAATACATTTGAATATGATCGTGATGTTCAAATTCTTATTAAAAAATCCTCTGGAAGTGAAATCATTAATAACCAAGCAATTAATTCAGACCAGAAGTATTTGATGGGTAGTTATGATTTGGAAATTTTAACACTACCCAAAATTGAAATGAATAATATTAAAATTCGACAGGGAGAAACACGAAACATCGAAATTCCAGCACCAGGAAGAATTAATATGGTATACAGTAGTAAAGGTATTGGAAGTTTATATTCCATTAATGAAAATGGAAGGCAACAATGGATTAAAAAGCTGGATTTAAGAGGAGATAAAGCGAGTTTTGGAATTCAACCCGGAAAATATAAATATGTATTCCGATCAGATCGGGCTATGGGAAGTAAATACACACAAATAAAAGAATTTACCGTACAATCAGGACAGACCCTAAACATCAAAATATATTAA
- a CDS encoding transketolase family protein — protein sequence MAETKFTFTEKKDTRSGFGDGLLEAGRKNDQIVGLCADLIGSLKMGAFQKEFPERFFQTGIAEANMMGLAAGMTIGGKIPFTGTFANFSTGRVYDQIRQSIAYSEKNVKICASHAGVTLGEDGATHQILEDIGMMRMLPNMTVINPCDYNQTKAATLAIAEHEGPVYLRFGRPKVPIFTSADQKFEIGKAINMIEGSDVTIFATGHLVWEAIEAEAILREKGISVELINIHTIKPIDEEAILKSVAKTGCVVTAEEHQRNGGLGDAVAQVLAQNNPTPQEYVAVNDKFGESGKPDELMKKYGLDAEHIVAAVEKVIKRK from the coding sequence ATGGCAGAAACTAAATTTACATTTACAGAAAAAAAAGATACACGTTCAGGCTTTGGAGATGGGCTTTTAGAAGCTGGTAGAAAAAACGATCAAATAGTTGGACTGTGTGCTGATTTAATTGGCTCGTTAAAAATGGGCGCATTTCAGAAAGAATTTCCAGAAAGATTCTTTCAAACAGGTATAGCTGAAGCGAACATGATGGGCTTAGCAGCTGGAATGACTATTGGTGGAAAAATACCATTTACAGGAACTTTTGCAAATTTCTCAACGGGAAGGGTTTATGACCAAATACGTCAGTCCATTGCCTATTCTGAGAAAAATGTGAAAATATGCGCCTCTCACGCAGGAGTTACCTTAGGCGAGGATGGTGCCACACACCAAATATTAGAAGATATAGGCATGATGAGAATGTTACCTAATATGACCGTCATCAACCCTTGTGATTATAATCAAACAAAAGCAGCCACACTTGCTATTGCTGAACACGAAGGACCAGTTTATTTAAGATTTGGAAGACCTAAAGTACCAATTTTTACTTCCGCTGATCAAAAGTTTGAAATTGGCAAAGCAATCAATATGATTGAAGGATCTGATGTAACCATATTTGCCACAGGCCACTTAGTTTGGGAAGCGATAGAAGCAGAAGCTATATTAAGAGAAAAAGGAATTAGTGTGGAATTAATCAATATCCATACTATAAAACCAATTGATGAAGAAGCTATTTTAAAATCAGTAGCTAAAACTGGCTGCGTGGTGACTGCTGAAGAACATCAACGAAATGGAGGCTTAGGAGATGCTGTAGCTCAAGTCTTAGCACAAAACAACCCTACACCTCAAGAATATGTTGCAGTTAATGATAAGTTTGGAGAAAGCGGTAAACCGGATGAACTTATGAAGAAATATGGACTTGATGCAGAGCATATTGTTGCAGCTGTAGAAAAAGTAATAAAAAGAAAATAA
- a CDS encoding putative quinol monooxygenase yields the protein MLIRIVKMTFHKDKIDDFIKIFEENKEAIRNQAGCIHLELWQDQNQPNIFSTYSLWKNEDYLNQYRNSETFGKVWPATKALFVEKPIASSHIQRYKLE from the coding sequence ATGTTGATTAGAATAGTAAAAATGACTTTTCATAAAGATAAAATTGATGATTTCATCAAGATATTTGAAGAAAATAAAGAAGCTATTCGTAACCAAGCGGGCTGCATACACCTAGAGCTTTGGCAAGACCAAAATCAGCCCAATATTTTTAGTACTTACAGTTTATGGAAAAATGAGGATTACCTTAATCAATATAGGAATTCAGAAACATTTGGAAAGGTTTGGCCAGCTACAAAAGCATTATTTGTAGAAAAACCTATTGCCAGTTCGCACATTCAGCGATACAAATTAGAATAG
- a CDS encoding polyprenyl synthetase family protein: protein MGSKIKEIQSPIATEMAEFEIKFRQFMKSKVYLLDKIMGYIVKRKGKQMRPMFVFLSAGVHGQINEATYRGAALIELLHTATLVHDDVVDDANYRRGFFSINALWKNKIAILVGDYLLSRGLLLSIDNEDFDLLKIVSEAVREMSEGELLQIEKARKLNITEDIYYDIIKQKTASLIASCCAVGSRSVNKDDDISEKMKLFGEKVGMAFQIKDDLFDYGTNDIGKPLGIDIKEKKMTLPLIHALNNADKSEQKQIIKLIKNKSDKNSTVKTVVDFVKNKNGIAYAEEVMQNYYDEAMTIIKDFPKTEYRQSLMDLVKYTIERKK from the coding sequence ATGGGGAGTAAAATTAAAGAAATACAATCACCAATAGCCACCGAAATGGCAGAATTTGAAATAAAATTCCGCCAATTCATGAAAAGCAAGGTTTATTTGCTGGATAAAATCATGGGCTATATTGTAAAAAGGAAGGGGAAGCAAATGCGCCCTATGTTCGTGTTTCTTTCTGCAGGAGTACATGGTCAAATCAATGAAGCTACTTATCGTGGTGCTGCTCTTATTGAATTGTTACATACTGCCACTTTGGTTCATGATGATGTGGTAGATGATGCAAACTATAGGAGAGGTTTTTTTTCCATTAATGCATTATGGAAAAATAAAATCGCTATTCTTGTTGGTGATTATTTACTTTCTAGAGGCTTGCTTCTTTCAATTGATAATGAAGATTTTGATCTATTGAAGATTGTTTCTGAAGCTGTAAGAGAAATGAGCGAAGGAGAATTGCTTCAGATTGAAAAGGCAAGAAAACTCAATATCACCGAGGATATTTACTATGACATCATTAAGCAAAAAACGGCTTCTTTAATAGCTTCTTGCTGCGCAGTGGGGAGCCGTTCTGTAAATAAGGACGATGATATCAGTGAAAAAATGAAGCTTTTCGGTGAAAAAGTAGGGATGGCATTTCAAATAAAGGATGATTTGTTTGATTATGGTACTAATGATATTGGGAAACCTCTAGGTATTGATATTAAGGAAAAGAAGATGACTTTGCCTTTGATCCACGCCTTGAATAATGCTGATAAAAGTGAGCAAAAGCAAATTATCAAATTGATTAAAAATAAGAGCGACAAAAATTCAACCGTGAAAACTGTCGTTGATTTTGTGAAGAATAAAAATGGTATAGCTTATGCGGAGGAAGTAATGCAAAATTATTACGATGAGGCTATGACCATCATAAAAGACTTTCCTAAAACAGAATACCGTCAATCATTAATGGATTTGGTGAAATACACCATTGAGCGGAAGAAGTAA
- a CDS encoding alpha/beta hydrolase family protein, with translation MIKENIIITSTVHNKPITADLRYISTNDKKPLILFVHGFKGFKDWGVFNLMADEFAENGFIFMKINLSHNGTTPEQLTDFTDLEAFGNNNFTLELADLKDSIDYLFSSSSIVSTKEIDLNNINLLGHSRGGGLILLKAKEDPRVNTVTTLAAISDLSKRWPQRFLDEWRAKGVQYIENKRTNQQMPIYVQLYDDVLNNPDRLSIPSAVKEMQQPLLAFHGTEDETLPVNMAHQIEKWKPDTKLVILENENHVFGATHPWEKNDLPQAYKVIIKKTTDFILYEAEK, from the coding sequence ATGATTAAAGAAAATATAATTATTACAAGTACGGTTCATAATAAGCCCATAACAGCTGATTTAAGATACATTTCTACAAATGATAAGAAACCGTTGATCCTTTTTGTTCATGGTTTTAAGGGATTTAAAGATTGGGGCGTTTTCAATTTAATGGCAGATGAATTTGCAGAAAATGGATTCATTTTTATGAAAATAAATTTGAGTCATAATGGTACTACACCTGAACAATTAACAGACTTCACAGATTTAGAGGCTTTTGGAAATAATAACTTCACCCTTGAATTAGCAGATCTTAAAGATAGTATAGACTATCTATTTTCATCTTCCAGCATTGTTTCGACAAAAGAAATCGATTTGAATAATATAAATCTACTGGGGCATAGCAGAGGTGGTGGTCTCATACTACTAAAGGCAAAAGAAGATCCTAGAGTTAATACAGTGACAACACTTGCTGCAATAAGTGATTTAAGTAAAAGGTGGCCACAGCGCTTCTTAGATGAATGGAGAGCAAAAGGAGTACAATATATAGAGAACAAAAGGACAAATCAGCAAATGCCAATTTATGTTCAATTGTATGATGATGTTTTAAACAATCCTGATAGATTATCTATACCATCAGCAGTAAAAGAAATGCAGCAACCCTTATTGGCTTTTCACGGCACTGAAGATGAAACTTTACCCGTCAATATGGCGCATCAAATAGAAAAATGGAAACCTGATACTAAACTAGTGATTTTGGAGAATGAAAATCATGTTTTTGGAGCTACTCATCCGTGGGAGAAAAATGATCTACCTCAAGCATATAAGGTAATCATTAAAAAAACTACAGATTTTATATTGTATGAAGCGGAAAAGTAA